One genomic region from Streptomyces sp. Li-HN-5-11 encodes:
- the eccCa gene encoding type VII secretion protein EccCa, protein MSTRLIHRPARTTRPPAAPEPRTIEAPPNLPEGKAGSIATSLLPVAGVMSSVIMMTVVRNSQFAGLGAIILVVTLAGSLTLVFSQRGKAQRTRRTQREAYLAYLEDLREELSREERERREHAQVLNPPPDALYDIVRDPARLWERRRLDADFLRVRVGTGEMPVRDLKVAQQGSSVLTPPDQFMLNEASALMSRFSTGTELPLTVPLDRVGNVSVIGRREDTLRVARALMVQAAATHAPDDVAMALAAPGDRIADWEWAKWLPHLLDTEQFDGPVAARRIAPSLPQLSREIGAELRRRASYAAEVRRGLSGKDALAMTSRLVVVADGHGDDAVDLPRPDDAVGLRDMGVTVLHLLDERVQEPGSVGVRITVDGDRVVIEDLREAETVSAHGTVDEVGVPFAEGLARMLAPLRLSAESMVDAPLTGPVDFAELLGIDDVAHLDLDRLWAPRGERAFLRVPIGVSDAHEPVLLDLKESSELGMGPHGLCVGATGSGKSELLRTLVLALVATHPPDDLALVLVDYKGGATFAPFADLPHVAGVITNLENQAGLVERVHASLAGEVKRRQQVLKDAGNVADIGHYAALRAEKRPDLDPLPHLFVVIDEFGELLTAKPDFIDLFLSIGRIGRSIGVHLLLSSQRIEGGKLKGLDTYLSYRLGLRTFSADESRTVLDTTDAFHLPPLPGFGYLKVDTSHYERFKASYVSGAYRGPVQRETEDTGPLAVEYAAYNTLGQDEASGPEEPQMRRRETGPTEMGVLVQQIENAGARTVRRIWLPPLPGAVALDKVAGPVEVGARGMQLARRRGPLQVPLGILDDPTRQWQGQWYLDLTVAGGHAAVIGGPQSGKTTLLRTLALSLALTHTPQEVGVYGLDLVGGGLQALAGLPHVGGVAGRADRERAARTIDSVRGMLDQREELFRIYNIDSLEQLRTLRAAGRLPELASTEIVLLIDGFGALRDDFEELDDAVVDILKRGSGYGIHVVAGMLRWNDVRIATQSQFGTRVELRLNDPSESSIDRKLAETLSPEEKGRVLTDGRLFAQVALPRTDGLADTAELGAVLERTARGVRATWTGEVAQPVRVLPHLLEPHLLPGPVAEPHRVPIGLDQTKLAPVLLDLFEHDQHLLIMGDSECGKTNLLKVIAEGLIERYGDDELVFGIMDPRRGLRGAIPEEYRGGYAYNAKLCAALATGIASELEKRLPDETADAADLEPGSWGSGPRIVILVDDYDVLTTAGQQPLAPFVPYIPSAVDIGLHFVLTRRVAGASRGLYEPLLQGLRESGASALVMAGDRSEGQLFPGVYASQQPPGRGVLVRRGEPSRLIQTVYAGSR, encoded by the coding sequence ATGAGCACCCGACTGATCCACCGCCCGGCCCGGACCACCCGGCCCCCGGCCGCTCCCGAGCCGCGCACCATAGAGGCGCCGCCCAACCTGCCCGAGGGCAAGGCCGGTTCCATCGCGACGTCGCTGCTGCCCGTCGCCGGTGTGATGTCGTCCGTCATCATGATGACCGTCGTACGCAACAGCCAGTTCGCGGGGCTCGGCGCGATCATCCTCGTCGTCACCCTGGCGGGCTCCCTCACCCTGGTGTTCTCCCAGCGCGGCAAGGCCCAGCGCACCCGCCGCACCCAGCGCGAGGCCTACCTCGCCTACCTGGAGGACCTGCGGGAGGAGCTGTCCCGGGAGGAGCGGGAGCGGCGCGAGCACGCCCAGGTGCTCAACCCGCCGCCGGACGCCCTGTACGACATCGTGCGCGACCCCGCCCGGCTGTGGGAACGGCGCAGGCTCGACGCCGACTTCCTGCGGGTGCGGGTCGGCACCGGCGAGATGCCGGTACGGGACCTGAAGGTGGCCCAGCAGGGATCCTCCGTGCTGACCCCGCCCGACCAGTTCATGCTGAACGAGGCCTCCGCGCTGATGTCCCGCTTCAGCACCGGCACCGAACTGCCGCTCACCGTCCCGCTCGACCGCGTCGGCAACGTCAGCGTCATCGGCCGCCGCGAGGACACCCTCAGGGTCGCCCGCGCGCTGATGGTGCAGGCCGCCGCCACTCATGCCCCCGACGACGTGGCCATGGCGCTCGCCGCCCCCGGCGACCGGATCGCCGACTGGGAGTGGGCCAAGTGGCTGCCGCACCTGCTCGACACCGAGCAGTTCGACGGCCCCGTCGCCGCCCGCCGCATCGCGCCCTCCCTGCCCCAGCTGTCCCGGGAGATCGGCGCCGAACTGCGCCGCCGCGCCTCCTACGCGGCCGAGGTGCGGCGCGGCCTGTCCGGCAAGGACGCCCTCGCCATGACCTCCCGGCTCGTCGTCGTCGCCGACGGGCACGGCGACGACGCCGTCGACCTGCCCCGCCCCGACGACGCGGTCGGGCTGCGCGACATGGGCGTCACCGTGCTGCACCTGCTCGACGAACGCGTCCAGGAACCCGGCAGCGTGGGCGTGCGCATCACCGTCGACGGCGACCGGGTGGTCATCGAGGACCTGCGCGAGGCCGAGACGGTCAGCGCGCACGGCACGGTCGACGAGGTCGGCGTGCCCTTCGCCGAGGGCCTGGCGCGGATGCTGGCTCCGCTGCGGCTGTCCGCCGAGTCGATGGTCGACGCCCCGCTGACCGGCCCGGTCGACTTCGCCGAACTGCTCGGCATCGACGACGTGGCCCACCTCGACCTGGACCGGCTGTGGGCGCCGCGCGGCGAACGCGCCTTCCTGCGCGTGCCGATCGGCGTCAGCGACGCCCACGAACCCGTCCTGCTCGACCTGAAGGAGTCCTCCGAACTCGGCATGGGCCCGCACGGCCTGTGCGTCGGCGCCACCGGCTCCGGCAAGTCCGAGCTGCTGCGCACCCTCGTCCTCGCCCTGGTCGCCACCCACCCGCCGGACGACCTCGCCCTCGTCCTCGTCGACTACAAGGGCGGCGCCACCTTCGCCCCGTTCGCGGACCTGCCGCACGTCGCCGGTGTGATCACCAACCTGGAGAACCAGGCCGGCCTCGTCGAGCGCGTCCACGCCTCCCTCGCGGGCGAGGTCAAGCGCCGCCAGCAGGTCCTGAAGGACGCGGGCAACGTCGCCGACATCGGCCACTACGCCGCGCTGCGCGCCGAGAAGCGCCCCGACCTGGACCCGCTGCCGCACCTGTTCGTCGTCATCGACGAGTTCGGCGAACTCCTCACCGCCAAACCGGACTTCATCGACCTGTTCCTGTCCATCGGCCGCATCGGCCGGTCCATCGGCGTCCACCTGCTGCTGTCCAGCCAGCGCATCGAGGGCGGCAAGCTCAAGGGCCTGGACACCTACCTGTCGTACCGGCTGGGCCTGCGCACCTTCTCCGCCGACGAGTCCCGCACGGTCCTGGACACCACGGACGCCTTCCACCTGCCCCCGCTGCCCGGCTTCGGCTACCTCAAGGTCGACACCAGCCACTACGAGCGGTTCAAGGCGAGCTACGTTTCCGGCGCGTACCGGGGCCCCGTGCAGCGCGAGACCGAGGACACCGGGCCGCTCGCCGTGGAGTACGCGGCCTACAACACCCTCGGCCAGGACGAGGCGTCCGGCCCCGAGGAGCCGCAGATGCGGCGCCGGGAGACCGGGCCGACCGAGATGGGCGTCCTCGTCCAGCAGATCGAGAACGCCGGCGCCCGCACCGTACGCCGGATCTGGCTGCCCCCGCTGCCCGGCGCGGTCGCCCTCGACAAGGTCGCCGGTCCCGTCGAGGTGGGCGCGCGCGGCATGCAACTGGCCAGGCGCCGCGGCCCGTTGCAGGTGCCGCTGGGCATCCTCGACGACCCCACCCGGCAGTGGCAGGGCCAGTGGTACCTGGACCTCACCGTCGCCGGCGGTCACGCGGCCGTCATCGGCGGCCCGCAGTCCGGCAAGACCACCCTCCTGCGCACACTGGCGCTCTCGCTGGCCCTCACGCACACCCCGCAGGAAGTCGGCGTCTACGGCCTGGACCTGGTCGGCGGCGGCCTGCAGGCGCTCGCCGGGCTGCCGCACGTCGGCGGGGTCGCCGGGCGCGCCGACCGTGAGCGCGCCGCCCGCACCATCGACTCGGTGCGCGGCATGCTCGACCAGCGCGAGGAACTGTTCCGCATCTACAACATCGACTCCCTGGAGCAACTGCGCACCCTGCGCGCGGCGGGCCGGCTGCCCGAGCTGGCCTCCACGGAGATCGTGCTCCTCATCGACGGCTTCGGCGCGCTGCGCGACGACTTCGAGGAACTCGACGACGCGGTCGTCGACATCCTCAAGCGCGGCAGCGGCTACGGCATCCACGTCGTCGCGGGCATGCTGCGCTGGAACGACGTGCGCATCGCCACCCAGTCCCAGTTCGGCACCCGCGTCGAACTGCGGCTGAACGACCCGAGCGAGTCCAGCATCGACCGCAAGCTCGCCGAGACCCTGTCCCCGGAGGAGAAGGGCCGCGTCCTCACCGACGGCAGGCTGTTCGCCCAGGTCGCCCTGCCCCGCACCGACGGCCTCGCCGACACCGCCGAACTCGGTGCCGTCCTGGAGCGCACGGCCCGCGGCGTCCGCGCCACCTGGACCGGCGAGGTCGCCCAGCCCGTCCGCGTCCTGCCGCACCTGCTGGAACCGCACCTGCTGCCCGGCCCGGTGGCCGAGCCGCACCGCGTCCCCATCGGCCTGGACCAGACGAAGCTGGCGCCCGTCCTGCTCGACCTGTTCGAGCACGACCAGCACCTGCTGATCATGGGCGACAGCGAGTGCGGCAAGACCAACCTGCTGAAGGTGATCGCCGAGGGTTTGATCGAGCGGTACGGCGACGACGAACTGGTCTTCGGCATCATGGACCCCCGCCGCGGCCTGCGCGGCGCCATCCCGGAGGAGTACCGGGGCGGCTACGCCTACAACGCCAAACTGTGCGCGGCGCTCGCCACCGGAATCGCGAGCGAACTGGAGAAGCGGCTGCCGGACGAGACCGCCGACGCC